A region from the Gossypium hirsutum isolate 1008001.06 chromosome A08, Gossypium_hirsutum_v2.1, whole genome shotgun sequence genome encodes:
- the LOC107945732 gene encoding protein yippee-like At4g27745: protein MEEMVGPRLYSCCNCRNQIALHDDVISKSFQGRNGRAFLFSHATNIMVGPKEDRQLMTGLHTVADVYCCDCREVLGWKYERAYEETQKYKEGKFILEKLKIVKENW, encoded by the exons ATGGAGGAAATGGTCGGGCCAAGGTTGTATAGTTGCTGCAATTGCAGAAACCAAATTGCCCTTCACGATGATGTTATATCCAAGTCCTTTCAG GGGAGAAATGGTCGAGCCTTTTTGTTCTCCCATGCAACTAACATAATGGTGGGTCCTAAGGAGGATAGACAATTGATGACTGGTCTCCACACAGTGGCTGATGTCTATTGCTGTGATTGCCGTGAAGTGTTGGGTTGGAAATATGAGCGGGCTTATGAGGAAACTCAGAAGTACAAGGAAGGGAAATTCATTCTTGAGAAGTTGAAAATTGTCAAAGAGAACTGGTAG
- the LOC107945724 gene encoding aluminum-activated malate transporter 10, giving the protein MAPRKEVFEGVEWRIRVAADGSSEALVPATGLARKAWLGIKGLISGFALKVRMFVKKAWDVGTNDPRKVIHCIKVGLALAIVSLFYFMRPLYDGVGGNAMWAVMTVVVVFEPTVGATLYKCFNRVLGTFLAGFLAVGVHWVASQSGERVEPFVVGASVFLLASAATFSRLIPSVKSRFDYGALIFILTFSFVAVSGYRVDKLFELTHHRISTIIIGSSLCILVIMLVYPIWSGQELHSLIVRNMDKLANSLDGCVTQYFNRSGGGTNSEEEATDNKLQGYKCVLSSKASEESMANFGRWEPSHGQFNFRHPWKQYLKIGASMRSSAYCIETLNSCIKSENQAAKLIKQHLGSGCLKVSSSSSNVIRELAETVKMMKKKSSTTDLLAEEMKSAVQELQNDLKTIPHLLNPSAIPGNKTLETACSEATTPTVTLMELVPVVTLASILIEISGRIEALVDAVEELAKLAEFGINDDKSKHSKMTDKTVSDAKHITQGICLY; this is encoded by the exons ATGGCTCCTAGGAAGGAAGTATTTGAGGGAGTGGAATGGAGGATAAGGGTGGCTGCTGATGGCTCATCAGAGGCATTGGTTCCCGCTACTGGGCTTGCAAGAAAGGCCTGGCTTGGAATAAAAGGTCTAATTTCAGGTTTTGCTTTGAAAGTGAGGATGTTTGTGAAGAAAGCATGGGACGTGGGGACTAATGATCCTAGAAAAGTGATCCATTGCATTAAAGTAGGACTGGCACTCGCAATTGTATCATTGTTCTACTTCATGAGGCCTTTGTATGATGGTGTTGGAGGCAATGCTATGTGGGCTGTTATGACAGTTGTGGTAGTATTTGAGCCAACTGTTG GAGCAACCCTATACAAATGTTTCAACAGAGTTTTAGGGACCTTTCTAGCCGGATTTCTTGCGGTTGGGGTACACTGGGTCGCCAGTCAGTCAGGAGAAAGAGTTGAGCCCTTTGTTGTGGGAGCCTCAGTTTTCCTATTAG CTTCGGCAGCAACCTTCTCTCGACTCATTCCATCAGTAAAGTCCCGGTTTGATTATGGTGCCCTGATCTTCATACTCACCTTCAGCTTCGTTGCAGTATCAGGCTATAGAGTggataaattgtttgagctgacCCATCATAGAATATCCACCATCATCATTGGATCTTCCTTGTGCATACTTGTAATCATGCTTGTCTACCCCATTTGGTCTGGTCAGGAGCTCCATAGCCTGATAGTTCGTAACATGGACAAACTCGCAAATTCCCTGGACG GTTGTGTAACACAGTATTTTAATCGGAGTGGGGGAGGTACCAACAGCGAGGAAGAGGCTACTGATAATAAATTGCAAGGCTACAAGTGCGTGCTAAGCTCCAAGGCATCCGAAGAATCTATG GCAAATTTTGGTAGGTGGGAGCCTTCCCATGGCCAGTTCAACTTCCGACATCCGTGGAAACAATACCTAAAAATCGGTGCATCCATGCGCAGTTCTGCTTACTGCATAGAGACTCTCAACAGTTGCATAAAATCAGAAAATCAG GCAGCTAAATTAATAAAGCAGCATCTTGGCAGTGGTTGCTTGAAAGTGAGCTCTAGCTCTTCAAATGTCATAAGGGAGCTTGCAGAAACGGtgaagatgatgaagaagaaaTCATCAACGACAGATTTGTTGGCGGAGGAAATGAAGAGCGCAGTGCAAGAGCTCCAGAATGACTTAAAAACGATTCCTCATTTGCTGAATCCATCAGCAATTCCGGGAAACAAAACCTTAGAGACAGCCTGCTCGGAAGCAACAACACCCACAGTCACTCTGATGGAACTCGTACCAGTGGTGACTTTGGCTTCTATACTGATTGAAATTTCTGGGCGGATTGAAGCCCTAGTTGACGCTGTGGAAGAACTAGCCAAGCTAGCTGAATTTGGAATCAATGATGACAAGTCCAAGCACAGCAAAATGACTGATAAAACTGTATCAGATGCAAAGCACATCACCCAGGGGATTTGCTTATACTGA